In Vibrio atlanticus, the following proteins share a genomic window:
- a CDS encoding 3'-5' exonuclease: MNRLVRYYWHHKLKGSTYQPLFTAPANHEYVSLDCETTSLDPNQAELVTIAATKIIGNRIITSQPFEVRLRAPQSLDCNSIKIHRIRHQDLKHGLEEKQALIELLNFIGNRPLVGYHIRYDKKILDRACLKQLGFPLPNRLVEVSQLYQDKLERQLPNAYFDLSMDAICRQLDLPIPVNKHDALQDAISAALIFVRLKHGDLPRFNSSYS, from the coding sequence ATGAATAGATTGGTTCGTTATTACTGGCATCATAAACTCAAAGGCTCTACTTATCAGCCTCTGTTTACTGCGCCTGCTAATCACGAATACGTATCTCTCGATTGTGAAACCACCAGCCTCGACCCCAATCAGGCAGAATTAGTCACCATTGCCGCAACCAAGATCATCGGCAACCGAATCATTACCAGCCAACCTTTTGAAGTCCGATTGCGCGCCCCTCAATCGCTCGATTGCAATTCAATAAAAATCCACCGTATTCGCCATCAAGATCTAAAGCACGGCCTCGAAGAAAAACAGGCTTTAATCGAGCTACTGAACTTCATTGGAAATCGTCCTTTAGTCGGCTATCACATCCGCTATGATAAAAAAATCCTCGATCGTGCCTGTTTAAAACAGCTTGGATTTCCACTGCCTAACCGATTAGTCGAAGTAAGCCAACTTTATCAAGACAAGCTCGAAAGGCAGCTGCCCAATGCCTATTTTGATCTCAGTATGGACGCAATCTGTCGCCAGCTCGATTTACCTATCCCCGTCAATAAACATGATGCATTACAAGACGCTATCTCCGCCGCCCTGATCTTTGTTCGCCTGAAGCATGGTGATCTACCCCGTTTCAACTCTTCTTATTCTTAA
- the acs gene encoding acetate--CoA ligase produces the protein MSEAHVYPVKENIKSTTHADNDTYLAMYQQSVSDPEGFWGEHGKIVDWIKPFTQVKNTSFDPGHIDIRWFEDGTLNVSANCIDRHLAERGDEVAIIWEGDDPADDKTLTFNELHKEVCLFSNALKEQGVRKGDVVCLYMPMVPEAAVAMLACTRIGAVHTVVFGGFSPEALSGRIIDSNSKVVITADEGVRGGRAVPLKKNVDEALTNPEVKNIEKVVVFKRTGGDVAWHEHRDVWWHDAIANVSADCPPEEMNAEDPLFILYTSGSTGKPKGVMHTTGGYLVYAAMTFKYVFDYQEGETFWCTADVGWITGHTYLVYGPLANGAKTILFEGVPNYPNTSRMSEVVDKHQVNILYTAPTAIRALMAKGNEAVEGTSRDSLRIMGSVGEPINPEAWEWYYKTIGNEQSPIVDTWWQTETGGILIAPLPGATDLKPGSATRPFFGVQPALVDNMGNIIEGATDGNLVILDSWPGQMRTVHGDHDRFEQTYFSTFKGMYFTSDGARRDEDGYYWITGRVDDVLNVSGHRMGTAEIESALVAFDKIAEAAIVGIPHDIKGQAIYAYITLNDGEFPTAELHKEVKDWVRKEIGPIATPDVLHWTDSLPKTRSGKIMRRILRKIATGDTGNLGDTSTLADPSVVDKLIAEKAELA, from the coding sequence ATGAGTGAAGCCCACGTTTATCCGGTAAAAGAAAATATTAAATCAACTACACACGCGGATAATGACACTTACCTAGCCATGTACCAGCAATCTGTTTCTGACCCTGAAGGCTTTTGGGGTGAACACGGAAAAATCGTTGATTGGATTAAACCTTTCACACAGGTAAAAAATACCTCTTTCGACCCTGGCCACATTGATATTCGCTGGTTTGAAGATGGCACGCTTAACGTTTCGGCTAACTGTATCGACCGCCACCTTGCTGAACGCGGCGATGAAGTCGCTATTATTTGGGAAGGCGATGACCCGGCGGATGACAAAACTCTAACTTTTAATGAACTACACAAAGAAGTGTGCCTGTTTTCGAATGCTCTGAAAGAGCAAGGCGTGCGCAAAGGCGATGTGGTTTGTTTATACATGCCAATGGTTCCTGAAGCTGCAGTAGCCATGCTGGCGTGTACCCGTATCGGGGCGGTTCACACAGTCGTATTTGGTGGTTTCTCACCAGAAGCACTGTCTGGTCGTATTATCGATTCAAATTCTAAAGTCGTTATCACTGCCGATGAAGGCGTGCGTGGCGGCCGTGCTGTTCCACTGAAGAAAAATGTCGATGAAGCACTGACGAATCCTGAAGTGAAGAACATCGAAAAGGTTGTAGTATTCAAACGTACTGGCGGCGATGTTGCATGGCACGAACACCGCGATGTGTGGTGGCACGATGCTATTGCTAATGTATCTGCAGATTGCCCACCAGAAGAGATGAACGCAGAAGATCCACTATTCATCCTTTATACCTCAGGCTCAACAGGCAAACCTAAGGGTGTTATGCACACCACAGGTGGTTACCTCGTTTATGCAGCGATGACCTTCAAATACGTGTTCGATTACCAAGAAGGCGAAACTTTCTGGTGTACAGCTGATGTGGGTTGGATTACTGGTCACACATACCTTGTTTACGGGCCACTAGCCAATGGTGCAAAAACCATTCTGTTTGAAGGCGTGCCGAACTACCCGAACACAAGCCGCATGAGTGAAGTGGTCGATAAGCACCAAGTTAATATTCTTTATACTGCGCCAACAGCTATTCGTGCATTGATGGCGAAAGGCAATGAAGCCGTTGAAGGCACGTCTCGTGACAGCCTAAGAATCATGGGCTCAGTGGGTGAACCTATCAACCCAGAGGCGTGGGAGTGGTACTACAAAACAATCGGTAATGAGCAGTCTCCAATTGTTGATACATGGTGGCAAACAGAAACGGGCGGAATCTTGATTGCACCGCTACCAGGCGCAACAGACCTAAAACCGGGCTCAGCGACGCGTCCATTCTTCGGTGTGCAACCGGCGCTGGTTGATAACATGGGTAACATCATTGAGGGTGCAACAGACGGCAACCTAGTGATTCTTGACTCTTGGCCAGGCCAGATGCGTACCGTTCACGGCGATCATGACCGTTTCGAACAAACTTACTTCTCGACCTTTAAAGGCATGTACTTCACCAGTGATGGTGCTCGTCGTGATGAAGACGGTTACTACTGGATTACTGGCCGTGTTGATGACGTTCTGAACGTATCAGGTCACCGTATGGGTACCGCTGAGATTGAATCGGCTCTAGTCGCATTTGATAAGATCGCAGAGGCTGCGATTGTAGGTATCCCTCATGATATTAAAGGCCAAGCGATTTACGCTTACATCACGTTGAATGATGGTGAGTTCCCAACCGCAGAGCTTCATAAAGAAGTCAAAGACTGGGTACGTAAAGAGATTGGCCCAATCGCAACGCCAGATGTACTGCACTGGACCGACTCATTACCAAAAACTCGTTCAGGTAAAATCATGCGTCGTATCCTGCGTAAGATTGCCACTGGCGATACTGGCAACCTAGGCGATACGTCGACACTAGCAGACCCAAGCGTGGTCGATAAGCTGATTGCAGAGAAAGCGGAACTGGCATAA
- the aroQ gene encoding type II 3-dehydroquinate dehydratase, with amino-acid sequence MSTKFRILVLNGPNLNLLGLREPAHYGSQTLDQIISSLTEQAKTHDVELSHLQSNREYELIEAIHSAYQNVDFIIINPAAFTHTSVALRDALLGVAIPFIEVHLSNVHAREPFRHHSYLSDKAEGVICGLGAQGYQFALTAALNKLNAK; translated from the coding sequence ATGTCTACAAAGTTTCGCATTCTAGTTTTAAATGGACCAAACCTTAATCTGTTAGGCCTTAGAGAACCTGCACACTACGGTTCTCAAACACTTGACCAGATTATTAGCTCATTGACCGAGCAAGCGAAAACACACGATGTTGAGCTATCTCACTTACAGTCAAATCGTGAGTATGAGCTGATTGAAGCTATCCATAGTGCTTATCAAAATGTTGATTTCATTATTATCAACCCAGCGGCCTTTACACATACCAGTGTGGCGTTGCGTGATGCACTACTTGGTGTTGCTATCCCATTTATTGAGGTTCACCTATCGAATGTTCACGCACGTGAACCATTCCGTCACCACTCTTACCTGTCTGATAAAGCAGAAGGTGTGATTTGTGGCTTAGGTGCCCAAGGTTATCAATTTGCTTTGACAGCTGCGCTCAACAAGCTCAACGCAAAGTAA
- the accB gene encoding acetyl-CoA carboxylase biotin carboxyl carrier protein, which produces MDIRKIKKLIELVEESGISELEISEGEESVRISRNSPVSAAPIQYAAAPAPVAAAAPAAAPVAAEAAAPAVPAGHQVLSPMVGTFYGAPSPDAKPFVKVGQSVTAGETLCIVEAMKMMNQIEADKSGVVTAILVEDGQPVEFDQALVIIE; this is translated from the coding sequence ATGGATATTCGCAAAATCAAGAAGCTAATCGAATTGGTTGAAGAGTCTGGTATTTCTGAGCTAGAGATCTCTGAAGGTGAAGAGTCAGTACGAATCAGTCGTAACAGCCCTGTATCTGCAGCGCCTATTCAATATGCAGCAGCTCCAGCTCCTGTAGCGGCAGCAGCACCTGCGGCGGCACCTGTAGCTGCAGAAGCGGCAGCTCCTGCGGTTCCTGCTGGTCACCAAGTTCTTTCTCCAATGGTTGGTACTTTCTACGGCGCTCCAAGCCCAGATGCAAAACCGTTCGTTAAAGTGGGTCAATCTGTAACTGCTGGCGAAACACTATGTATCGTTGAAGCAATGAAAATGATGAACCAAATCGAAGCTGATAAATCTGGTGTTGTAACGGCTATCCTAGTTGAAGACGGTCAACCAGTAGAATTCGACCAAGCTCTAGTAATTATCGAATAA
- the accC gene encoding acetyl-CoA carboxylase biotin carboxylase subunit: MLDKLVIANRGEIALRILRACKELGIKTVAVHSTADRDLKHVLLADETICIGPARGIDSYLNIPRIISAAEVTGAVAIHPGYGFLSENADFAEQVERSGFIFVGPKAETIRMMGDKVSAITSMKKAGVPCVPGSDGPLDDDEAKNKAHAKRIGFPVIIKASGGGGGRGMRVVRTEKELTEAIAMTRAEAKACFNNDMVYMEKFLENPRHIEVQVLADGQGNAIHLGERDCSMQRRHQKVVEEAPAPGITEEMRKYIGDRCTRACLEIGYRGAGTFEFLYENGEFYFIEMNTRIQVEHTITEMVTGIDLVKEQLRIAAGQPLSFTQDDIKLRGHSIECRINAEDPVRFLPSPGKITRFHAPGGMGVRWESHIYTGYTVPPHYDSMIGKLITYGENRDVAIARMKNALGEMIVEGINVNTELQLSIMNDENFQHGGANIHYLEKKLGLQ, encoded by the coding sequence ATGTTAGATAAATTAGTAATCGCGAACCGTGGTGAAATTGCACTGCGTATTCTGCGAGCATGTAAAGAACTTGGCATCAAAACGGTAGCAGTTCACTCAACCGCTGACCGCGATCTTAAGCACGTACTGCTTGCTGACGAAACCATTTGTATCGGTCCAGCTCGTGGTATCGATAGCTACCTGAACATCCCTCGTATCATCAGCGCTGCTGAAGTAACGGGTGCAGTTGCTATTCACCCAGGCTACGGCTTCCTATCTGAAAATGCAGATTTTGCAGAACAGGTAGAGCGCAGTGGTTTTATCTTCGTTGGCCCTAAAGCTGAAACCATTCGCATGATGGGTGACAAAGTGTCAGCTATCACGTCAATGAAAAAAGCGGGTGTACCTTGTGTACCAGGTTCTGACGGCCCTCTTGACGACGACGAAGCGAAAAACAAAGCGCACGCTAAGCGCATTGGTTTCCCTGTAATCATCAAGGCTTCTGGCGGCGGCGGCGGTCGTGGTATGCGTGTTGTTCGTACTGAAAAAGAACTAACAGAAGCTATCGCAATGACTCGTGCTGAAGCAAAAGCATGTTTCAATAACGACATGGTTTACATGGAAAAATTCCTAGAAAACCCACGTCACATTGAAGTACAAGTGCTTGCAGATGGTCAAGGTAATGCTATCCACCTAGGTGAGCGTGACTGTTCAATGCAGCGTCGTCACCAGAAAGTTGTGGAAGAAGCGCCAGCACCAGGTATCACTGAAGAAATGCGTAAATACATCGGCGACCGTTGTACTCGTGCATGTCTTGAGATTGGTTACCGCGGCGCAGGTACATTTGAATTCCTATACGAGAACGGTGAGTTCTACTTCATCGAAATGAACACTCGTATCCAGGTTGAGCACACGATTACTGAAATGGTAACGGGTATCGATCTAGTGAAAGAGCAACTTCGCATTGCTGCTGGTCAGCCTCTATCATTCACACAGGATGATATTAAGCTGCGCGGCCACTCAATCGAATGTCGTATCAATGCAGAAGATCCCGTACGTTTCCTACCGTCTCCAGGCAAGATCACGCGCTTCCATGCTCCAGGTGGTATGGGCGTACGTTGGGAGTCTCACATCTACACGGGTTACACAGTGCCACCACACTACGATTCAATGATTGGCAAGCTGATCACTTACGGTGAAAACCGTGATGTTGCTATCGCTCGTATGAAGAACGCATTGGGTGAAATGATTGTTGAAGGTATTAACGTTAATACTGAGCTTCAACTGTCTATTATGAACGACGAAAACTTCCAACACGGTGGGGCAAACATCCACTACCTTGAGAAGAAGCTTGGTCTACAATAG
- the prmA gene encoding 50S ribosomal protein L11 methyltransferase encodes MPWIQIKLNATNENAEQIGDMLMEETGALSVTFLDAQDTPVFEPLPGETRLWGDTDILALYDAETDTGVVLAQIKASNMFPADFAHKVEQIEDKDWEREWMDNFHPMKFGERLWICPSWRDIPEPDAVNVMLDPGLAFGTGTHPTTALCLEWLEGLDLTGKTVIDFGCGSGILAIAAIKLGAAKVVGIDIDPQALLASKDNAQRNGVAEQLEVFLPQDQPEGLLADVVVANILAGPLRDLSGIIKGLVKPNGVLAMSGVLDTQAEDVATYYRDELHIDPIIEQQEWCRISGRKQG; translated from the coding sequence ATGCCTTGGATTCAAATCAAGCTTAATGCTACCAATGAAAATGCCGAACAAATCGGCGACATGTTAATGGAAGAGACTGGTGCTCTTTCTGTAACTTTCCTGGATGCACAAGATACCCCTGTATTTGAGCCTCTGCCGGGCGAAACTCGCCTTTGGGGTGATACTGACATTCTCGCGCTTTACGACGCTGAGACTGACACTGGTGTCGTTCTAGCGCAGATTAAAGCAAGCAACATGTTCCCTGCAGACTTTGCTCACAAAGTAGAGCAAATTGAAGACAAGGATTGGGAACGTGAATGGATGGACAACTTCCACCCAATGAAGTTTGGTGAGCGTTTATGGATCTGTCCTAGCTGGCGCGATATCCCTGAACCTGACGCTGTAAACGTAATGCTGGATCCCGGTCTTGCATTCGGTACCGGTACTCACCCAACAACAGCATTGTGTCTTGAGTGGCTTGAAGGCCTAGACCTGACAGGTAAAACCGTGATCGATTTCGGTTGTGGTTCTGGCATTCTTGCGATCGCTGCGATCAAACTTGGCGCGGCAAAAGTTGTCGGGATCGACATTGATCCTCAAGCTCTGCTTGCATCAAAAGACAACGCACAACGCAATGGTGTTGCTGAGCAACTAGAGGTGTTCTTGCCACAAGATCAACCTGAAGGTTTACTTGCTGACGTTGTTGTTGCCAACATTCTTGCCGGTCCATTACGCGACCTTTCTGGCATCATTAAAGGTCTAGTAAAGCCAAATGGTGTACTAGCAATGTCGGGTGTTTTAGATACACAAGCGGAAGATGTTGCAACTTATTATCGTGATGAGCTTCACATTGATCCAATCATTGAACAACAGGAATGGTGTCGAATCTCTGGTCGCAAGCAAGGCTAG
- the dusB gene encoding tRNA dihydrouridine synthase DusB → MKIGNYQLKNNLIVAPMAGVTDRPFRELCLRYGAGMAVSEMMSSNPKVWKTSKSQQRMVHEGESGIRSVQIAGADPQLMAEAAQFNVANGAQIIDINMGCPAKKVNKKLAGSALLQHPELIEDILKAVVNAVDVPVTLKTRTGWDTDNRNCVQIAKIAEDCGIQALALHGRTRACMYKGEAEYKHIKAAKQAVSIPVIANGDIDSPEKAKFVLEYTGADALMIGRPAQGRPWIFNEILHYLENGTTMDPLPISEVKDIMLGHVLALHEFYGEFLGPRIARKHVGWYLKEHEQASEFRRTFNAFEAGDLQLEALEGFFDNVAP, encoded by the coding sequence TTGAAAATCGGAAATTATCAACTTAAGAACAATCTAATCGTCGCTCCTATGGCTGGCGTAACGGATAGACCATTCCGTGAGTTGTGTCTTCGTTACGGTGCGGGGATGGCAGTCAGTGAAATGATGTCCTCCAATCCGAAAGTTTGGAAAACGTCAAAATCTCAGCAGCGTATGGTACATGAAGGCGAATCGGGCATTCGTTCAGTACAAATCGCTGGTGCAGATCCACAGCTTATGGCCGAGGCTGCTCAATTCAATGTTGCTAACGGTGCGCAAATCATCGATATCAATATGGGTTGCCCAGCCAAAAAAGTGAATAAGAAGCTTGCGGGCTCAGCCCTACTTCAGCATCCAGAACTCATTGAAGACATTCTGAAGGCTGTGGTAAATGCTGTCGACGTTCCAGTAACGTTGAAAACGCGCACAGGCTGGGATACAGACAATAGAAACTGTGTCCAAATCGCGAAAATAGCCGAAGACTGCGGCATACAAGCTCTTGCCCTTCACGGGAGAACTCGCGCTTGTATGTACAAAGGTGAGGCAGAATACAAACACATTAAAGCAGCGAAACAAGCAGTATCTATTCCGGTTATCGCTAACGGTGATATCGATAGTCCGGAAAAAGCGAAGTTTGTGCTGGAGTACACCGGCGCTGATGCTTTAATGATAGGTCGACCTGCCCAAGGACGTCCTTGGATTTTTAACGAAATCCTACACTATTTGGAAAACGGCACCACGATGGACCCACTCCCGATTTCGGAAGTGAAAGACATCATGCTTGGTCATGTGCTCGCTCTACATGAATTTTATGGAGAGTTTTTAGGCCCTCGCATCGCTCGTAAGCATGTGGGTTGGTATCTAAAAGAGCATGAACAAGCGAGTGAGTTTCGCCGTACCTTCAACGCATTCGAAGCAGGTGATCTGCAGCTTGAAGCGCTAGAAGGTTTTTTTGATAACGTTGCACCATAA
- the fis gene encoding DNA-binding transcriptional regulator Fis, with protein sequence MFEQNLTSEALTVTTVTSQDQITQKPLRDSVKASLKNYLAQLNGQEVSELYELVLAEVEQPLLDTIMQYTRGNQTRAATMMGINRGTLRKKLKKYGMN encoded by the coding sequence ATGTTCGAACAAAATCTGACTTCAGAAGCATTGACAGTAACTACAGTTACATCACAAGACCAAATCACGCAGAAGCCACTACGTGACTCAGTTAAAGCATCATTGAAAAATTACCTTGCTCAATTAAACGGTCAAGAAGTCAGCGAGTTATACGAATTAGTATTAGCTGAAGTTGAACAGCCACTACTAGACACTATCATGCAGTACACTCGCGGTAACCAAACTCGCGCAGCAACCATGATGGGTATTAACCGCGGTACTCTTCGCAAGAAACTTAAAAAATACGGCATGAACTAA
- a CDS encoding GGDEF domain-containing protein translates to MLDMKREEWLSTLIRELPDRHLLLDTSGRIVENFDNPNHHTVSELLPLAVEKQLLEAAKQAYSSREIQYIQYSLAPCQQLQLSIEQLFAQGEESAESDDRYFESTLKPLYLSPEKQYVLWQERDITKAQQREAELIELAEIDELTGILNRRAFLLGLEKEFSQSPKQSLTCLMIDIDHFKEINDQVGHLSGDEVIVQVASLCQQSIDCDDYLGRLGGEEFGVILTHTSAIEAYYVAETIRKTIESTPCTVDGHIIYPTVSIGVAEYTPHLKTIKELLAQADRAMYSSKQTGRNQVTLYHNNLPTLKIDAQLRAKILQAS, encoded by the coding sequence ATGCTTGATATGAAAAGGGAAGAATGGCTTAGCACACTGATCCGTGAACTGCCTGATCGTCATCTTCTGTTGGATACATCCGGACGTATTGTTGAAAACTTTGACAATCCAAATCACCACACAGTTTCAGAACTGTTGCCTCTCGCGGTTGAAAAGCAGCTGTTAGAGGCGGCAAAGCAAGCTTATTCCAGTCGCGAAATTCAATACATTCAATACTCTCTTGCGCCCTGTCAGCAACTTCAGCTTTCTATTGAACAACTTTTCGCTCAAGGGGAAGAGTCTGCAGAATCAGACGATCGATATTTTGAATCGACATTAAAGCCATTGTATCTCTCGCCAGAAAAGCAATACGTGCTGTGGCAAGAGCGAGATATTACTAAAGCACAGCAACGTGAAGCTGAGCTGATAGAACTCGCTGAAATCGATGAGCTAACTGGGATTTTAAATAGACGTGCCTTTTTACTTGGGTTGGAAAAAGAGTTCAGTCAATCGCCTAAGCAAAGCTTAACGTGTTTGATGATAGACATAGACCACTTCAAAGAGATCAATGATCAAGTTGGCCACCTTTCTGGTGATGAGGTAATCGTTCAAGTCGCGAGTTTATGCCAACAGTCAATAGACTGCGATGATTATCTAGGTCGCTTGGGTGGCGAAGAATTCGGTGTCATTCTCACACACACCAGTGCCATTGAAGCTTATTACGTTGCGGAGACGATTCGTAAAACGATTGAATCAACGCCGTGTACCGTAGACGGCCACATCATCTACCCAACAGTCAGCATCGGTGTTGCTGAATACACACCACACCTTAAAACCATAAAAGAACTATTGGCTCAAGCTGATAGAGCCATGTACTCTTCAAAGCAGACTGGTCGCAACCAAGTCACGCTTTACCATAATAACCTACCCACTTTAAAAATTGACGCTCAACTAAGAGCCAAAATACTGCAAGCTTCCTAG
- the zntR gene encoding Zn(2+)-responsive transcriptional regulator, giving the protein MFQIGELAKRCGVTADTLRFYEKSNLIAPASRSDSGYRLYDENNQKQVTFILKSKALGLSLDEIKELLEIRLEATQHSCSEVKAITTAKLTLIDEKISELGRIRTALKKINDACCGHVDDDASHCSILGALASEDKQSSCCAADGK; this is encoded by the coding sequence ATGTTTCAGATCGGTGAATTAGCGAAAAGATGCGGTGTGACAGCCGATACCTTGCGGTTTTATGAAAAAAGTAACCTGATTGCTCCTGCCAGTCGCAGTGACTCAGGATATCGCTTATATGATGAAAACAATCAAAAACAGGTGACCTTTATTCTTAAATCTAAAGCGTTAGGGCTGAGTTTAGATGAAATTAAGGAATTGCTCGAGATTCGCTTGGAAGCAACGCAGCACAGTTGCTCGGAAGTGAAAGCCATCACAACGGCAAAGCTGACACTTATTGATGAAAAAATCAGTGAACTTGGCAGAATACGCACGGCATTAAAGAAGATTAATGATGCTTGCTGCGGTCATGTAGATGACGATGCGAGCCATTGTTCTATCTTAGGTGCTTTGGCGAGCGAAGATAAACAAAGCTCATGCTGTGCTGCTGATGGTAAATAG
- the purH gene encoding bifunctional phosphoribosylaminoimidazolecarboxamide formyltransferase/IMP cyclohydrolase: MNNARPIRRALISVSDKTGIVEFAQALANRGVDILSTGGTARLLAEKGISVTEVSDYTGFPEMMDGRVKTLHPKVHGGVLGRRGQDDDVMETHGINPIDMVVVNLYPFAETVAKEGCTLADAVENIDIGGPTMVRSAAKNHKDVTIVVNAHDYERVVAEMDANEKSLTLETRFDLAIAAFEHTASYDGMIANYFGTMVPSYGANKEGDEESKFPRTFNQQFEKKQDMRYGENSHQAAAFYVEANPEEASVSTARQIQGKALSYNNIADTDAALECVKEFDQPACVIVKHANPCGVALGEDILEAYDRAFKTDPTSAFGGIIAFNRELDAATATAITERQFVEVIIAPSVSAEAVAIVAAKKNLRLLECGEWTTKTTGFDVKRVNGGLLVQDRDQGMVSEDDLKVVSKRQPTAEELKDALFCWKVAKYVKSNAIVYSKGDMTIGVGAGQMSRVYSAKIAGIKAADEGLQVEGCVMASDAFFPFRDGIDAAAEAGIKCVIQPGGSMRDDEVIAAADEHGMAMIFTGMRHFRH; this comes from the coding sequence ATGAATAACGCTCGTCCAATTCGCCGCGCTCTAATCAGCGTATCAGACAAAACTGGTATCGTTGAATTTGCACAAGCTCTTGCTAACCGTGGTGTAGATATCTTATCTACCGGTGGCACTGCTCGCCTGCTTGCTGAAAAAGGCATCTCTGTTACAGAAGTATCTGATTACACTGGTTTCCCAGAAATGATGGATGGCCGTGTTAAGACTCTGCACCCAAAAGTTCATGGTGGTGTTCTAGGCCGTCGTGGCCAAGATGATGACGTGATGGAAACTCACGGTATCAACCCTATCGATATGGTTGTTGTAAACCTATATCCATTCGCAGAAACCGTTGCTAAAGAAGGTTGTACCCTTGCTGACGCTGTTGAGAACATCGACATCGGCGGTCCTACAATGGTTCGCTCTGCAGCGAAAAACCACAAAGACGTAACTATCGTTGTTAACGCACACGACTACGAGCGCGTTGTTGCTGAAATGGACGCGAACGAGAAATCTCTAACGCTAGAGACTCGCTTCGACCTCGCTATCGCAGCATTCGAGCACACCGCTTCTTACGACGGCATGATCGCAAACTACTTCGGCACTATGGTTCCTAGCTACGGCGCGAACAAGGAAGGCGATGAAGAGAGCAAATTTCCTCGTACGTTCAACCAACAGTTCGAGAAGAAGCAAGACATGCGCTACGGTGAGAACAGCCACCAAGCAGCCGCTTTCTACGTTGAAGCAAACCCTGAAGAAGCATCAGTATCGACTGCTCGCCAAATTCAAGGTAAAGCACTTTCTTACAACAACATCGCTGACACTGACGCAGCACTTGAGTGTGTGAAAGAGTTCGACCAGCCAGCATGTGTGATTGTTAAGCACGCTAACCCATGTGGTGTAGCACTAGGGGAAGACATCCTAGAAGCTTACGACCGTGCATTCAAAACAGACCCAACGTCTGCATTTGGCGGCATCATCGCTTTCAACCGTGAGCTAGACGCTGCAACAGCAACGGCTATCACTGAACGTCAATTCGTTGAAGTTATCATTGCACCATCAGTTTCTGCTGAAGCAGTAGCAATCGTAGCGGCTAAGAAAAATCTACGCCTACTTGAGTGCGGTGAGTGGACAACTAAGACAACTGGTTTTGACGTGAAACGCGTTAACGGCGGTTTGCTAGTTCAAGACCGCGACCAAGGCATGGTGTCTGAAGATGACCTGAAAGTGGTTTCTAAGCGTCAGCCAACAGCTGAAGAATTGAAAGATGCTCTATTCTGCTGGAAAGTAGCGAAGTACGTTAAATCTAACGCTATCGTTTACTCGAAAGGCGACATGACTATTGGTGTAGGCGCAGGCCAAATGAGCCGCGTTTACTCTGCGAAAATCGCAGGTATCAAAGCGGCAGACGAAGGTCTACAGGTTGAAGGTTGTGTGATGGCCTCAGACGCATTCTTCCCATTCCGTGACGGTATCGACGCGGCAGCGGAAGCTGGCATCAAGTGTGTTATCCAACCGGGCGGCTCTATGCGTGATGACGAAGTTATCGCAGCAGCAGACGAACACGGCATGGCGATGATCTTTACTGGCATGCGTCACTTCCGCCACTAA